A single region of the Rhodococcus sp. W8901 genome encodes:
- a CDS encoding MFS transporter — protein MPRNETRPPGTALTATLCFVILVASVQQTIVIPLSGVIGHQLDVDTTAIGWTLTASFLAAAVTTPIAGRMADLRRKRTVLLGVLVIVLVGSIIGAVTESLPWLLVARVLQGLSFAAFPVSIAILRDEFTPKRLTSAMGLLSGTLGFGGAIGMVLTGLLVSEGTDYRRVFWLATGMTIIALVGVVATVPSRPNPTPGRVDWAGAALLGAGLVLLLMPLAEGVRWGWTSPATIGCAFGGLVVLGVWFALERRIGQPLVPTEMLTRRPVLFTHLAGLLVGAGMFVNVTAVMYFVQSSLGVAGYGFDADPMRASVMFILPGATVGVIASICSGMLITRFGPRSVMAAASVLGVLGFGSMIVAHEHAWQVVCASMLMCAFTSLSYASLPALLVAEVEPGLTGVANSVNSIARTVGSSVASALLATLLTTHTAAGVATVDAYLIAFAIGAGCAVAATLLVFLATAKSHRRRQAGAEAAPVG, from the coding sequence TTGCCCCGCAATGAAACCCGCCCGCCCGGCACCGCCCTGACCGCCACGCTCTGCTTCGTCATCCTCGTCGCGTCGGTCCAGCAGACCATCGTCATCCCCCTGTCCGGTGTGATCGGCCACCAGCTCGACGTCGACACGACCGCGATCGGCTGGACGCTCACCGCGAGCTTCCTCGCGGCGGCGGTCACCACACCGATAGCGGGCCGGATGGCGGATCTGCGCCGCAAGCGGACGGTCCTGCTGGGCGTCCTGGTGATCGTGCTGGTCGGGTCGATCATCGGGGCCGTCACCGAGTCGCTGCCGTGGCTGCTGGTCGCACGCGTGCTGCAGGGTCTGTCGTTCGCAGCCTTCCCGGTGAGTATCGCGATTCTGCGCGACGAGTTCACGCCGAAGCGGCTGACGTCCGCGATGGGCCTGCTGTCCGGCACGCTCGGTTTCGGCGGCGCCATCGGCATGGTCCTGACCGGACTGCTCGTCTCGGAGGGCACCGACTACCGACGAGTGTTCTGGCTCGCGACAGGCATGACGATCATCGCGCTCGTCGGCGTCGTCGCGACGGTGCCGTCCCGCCCGAACCCCACCCCCGGTCGGGTGGACTGGGCCGGCGCCGCACTGCTCGGCGCGGGGCTGGTGCTGCTGCTGATGCCGCTGGCCGAGGGCGTCCGGTGGGGCTGGACCTCGCCCGCGACGATCGGCTGCGCCTTCGGCGGCCTCGTCGTGCTGGGCGTCTGGTTCGCCCTCGAACGCCGGATCGGCCAGCCGCTCGTGCCGACCGAGATGCTCACTCGCCGGCCCGTGCTGTTCACCCACCTGGCCGGTCTGCTCGTCGGCGCCGGAATGTTCGTCAACGTCACGGCGGTGATGTACTTCGTGCAGAGTTCCCTCGGGGTCGCCGGCTACGGCTTCGACGCCGATCCGATGCGCGCCAGCGTGATGTTCATCCTCCCCGGCGCGACCGTGGGCGTGATCGCGTCGATCTGCAGCGGCATGCTCATCACCCGGTTCGGCCCGCGCAGCGTGATGGCGGCGGCATCCGTGCTCGGGGTGCTCGGGTTCGGTTCGATGATCGTGGCGCACGAGCACGCGTGGCAGGTGGTGTGCGCGTCGATGCTGATGTGCGCGTTCACGAGCCTGTCGTACGCGTCCCTGCCCGCGTTGCTGGTCGCGGAGGTGGAACCGGGCCTGACGGGCGTCGCCAACAGCGTCAACTCGATCGCCCGGACCGTCGGCAGCAGCGTCGCGAGCGCCCTGTTGGCGACCCTGCTCACGACCCACACTGCCGCCGGTGTAGCCACGGTGGACGCCTACCTGATCGCGTTCGCGATCGGTGCCGGATGCGCTGTGGCCGCGACCCTGCTGGTGTTCCTCGCTACCGCGAAGTCCCACCGGCGCCGGCAGGCCGGTGCGGAAGCGGCGCCGGTCGGCTAG
- a CDS encoding MFS transporter, with protein MRPTNTDRGRLDADRDDDADGKRSRMTVPVIAFSALLGTMMQALVVPMLPELPEMLNASSGATSWMVTAMLLSGAISSVLFGSLGDLYGQRRMMVIAMACMVAGSAIGASATTVGPMIVARVLQGVTMAMIPLGISALRSFVHGDRVFKSVSLVSAMVGVGGALGFTVSAVAAEFVGLRGLFGACVVLGLIALAGIVAVVPETTGRPGTRVDVVGAVGLSIGVIGLLIALSNGNLWGWGSAATIGTLAGSVIVLALWGWYELRISAPLLDLRTTATRPILFTNLATIAVGIGMYVILLAQPQLMQLPTQTGFGLGKSLVFTGLCVAPSGLVSLTMPGIAARVSERFGPKITMVIGASGFAAGYVFLVPFHGQLWQLVAASMLIMGSVAFCFSAAPALILLHVDRAQSGQANGINTLGRSLGTSISSAVTTAILSTTLITTGFGAGELPSERGFTTAFVIAVIAGVSAVAFAAAIPREGPAADRL; from the coding sequence GTGCGGCCGACCAACACGGACCGAGGCCGCCTCGACGCGGATCGCGACGACGACGCCGACGGGAAGCGCTCGAGAATGACCGTGCCCGTCATCGCCTTCTCGGCGCTGCTGGGCACGATGATGCAGGCCCTCGTCGTCCCGATGCTGCCGGAGCTCCCCGAAATGCTGAACGCATCGTCCGGTGCGACTTCGTGGATGGTGACCGCGATGCTCCTGTCGGGAGCGATCAGCAGTGTGCTGTTCGGCAGTCTCGGTGACCTCTACGGTCAGCGGCGGATGATGGTCATCGCCATGGCCTGCATGGTTGCCGGATCGGCGATCGGCGCATCGGCGACGACAGTCGGTCCGATGATCGTCGCCCGTGTCCTCCAGGGCGTCACGATGGCGATGATCCCCCTGGGCATCAGTGCGTTGCGTTCGTTCGTGCACGGCGACCGCGTGTTCAAGTCGGTCAGCCTGGTCAGCGCGATGGTGGGTGTGGGCGGTGCTCTCGGCTTCACGGTGAGCGCCGTGGCCGCCGAGTTCGTCGGGCTGCGCGGGTTGTTCGGTGCGTGTGTGGTTCTCGGCCTCATCGCTCTGGCCGGCATCGTCGCCGTCGTGCCGGAAACGACCGGGCGGCCGGGCACGCGAGTCGATGTCGTGGGCGCAGTGGGGCTGAGTATCGGCGTGATCGGCCTCCTGATCGCCCTCAGCAACGGAAACCTGTGGGGATGGGGTTCCGCGGCGACGATCGGCACACTCGCCGGTTCCGTGATCGTGCTCGCGTTGTGGGGGTGGTACGAGTTGCGGATCAGTGCGCCGTTGCTCGACCTGCGTACGACCGCGACCCGCCCGATCCTGTTCACGAACCTGGCCACGATCGCGGTCGGAATCGGTATGTACGTGATCCTGCTCGCGCAGCCTCAGTTGATGCAGCTACCGACCCAGACGGGATTCGGACTGGGGAAGTCCCTCGTCTTCACGGGTCTCTGTGTCGCCCCGAGCGGCCTGGTGTCGCTGACGATGCCGGGCATCGCGGCGCGGGTGTCGGAGCGGTTCGGCCCGAAGATCACGATGGTCATAGGCGCGAGCGGGTTCGCCGCCGGGTACGTGTTTCTCGTACCGTTCCACGGTCAGCTCTGGCAGTTGGTCGCGGCGAGCATGCTCATCATGGGTAGCGTCGCGTTCTGCTTCTCCGCGGCGCCCGCTCTGATTCTCCTGCACGTCGACCGGGCCCAGTCCGGCCAGGCGAACGGAATCAACACTCTCGGACGCTCCCTGGGAACGTCGATCTCGAGTGCCGTGACGACGGCCATCCTGTCGACGACGCTCATCACCACCGGCTTCGGTGCAGGAGAACTCCCGAGCGAACGCGGTTTCACGACGGCGTTCGTCATCGCAGTCATCGCCGGCGTATCGGCGGTCGCGTTCGCCGCAGCGATCCCCCGCGAGGGTCCGGCTGCGGACCGACTGTGA
- a CDS encoding ABC transporter permease translates to MRWLIDNFSHVLELTRTHLYLALLPLLIGLVIAVPVGTAIRGVRWLRRTTLVAASIAFTIPSLALFVTIPSVFGLSVLDPNNVVIALSVYSTALLIRVVPEALDAVPDDVVDAATAIGFTPLRRALTVELPLALPVLIANVRVVAVTNISLVSVGSLIGVGGLGELFTKGYQRDYPDQIVAGIIAIVALALIFDAALYVLGRLLTPWEHGPRPDRSRRDTLELSEGPA, encoded by the coding sequence GTGCGCTGGCTGATCGACAACTTCTCGCACGTGCTGGAACTGACCCGCACACACCTCTATCTGGCGCTGCTTCCGCTCCTGATCGGTCTGGTGATCGCGGTGCCGGTCGGCACCGCGATCCGGGGTGTCCGCTGGCTGCGCCGCACCACCCTCGTCGCCGCGAGTATCGCGTTCACGATCCCGTCGCTGGCGCTGTTCGTGACCATTCCGAGTGTGTTCGGGCTGAGCGTCCTCGACCCGAACAACGTCGTGATCGCGCTGAGCGTGTACTCCACCGCGCTGCTGATCCGTGTGGTTCCGGAGGCGTTGGACGCGGTGCCGGACGATGTCGTGGACGCCGCGACCGCGATCGGGTTCACGCCGCTGCGCCGCGCGCTCACCGTCGAACTCCCCCTGGCCCTGCCCGTCCTGATCGCGAACGTCCGGGTCGTGGCCGTCACCAACATCTCGCTCGTGTCGGTGGGCTCGCTGATCGGAGTGGGCGGCCTGGGTGAGCTGTTCACGAAGGGCTACCAGCGGGACTACCCGGACCAGATCGTGGCCGGCATCATCGCGATCGTCGCGCTGGCGCTGATCTTCGACGCCGCGCTGTACGTCCTGGGTCGGCTGCTCACGCCGTGGGAGCACGGCCCGCGCCCCGATCGTTCCCGGCGCGACACCCTCGAGTTGTCCGAGGGGCCGGCCTGA
- a CDS encoding MarR family winged helix-turn-helix transcriptional regulator, giving the protein MADYLSDLLSQPDPTGLDNLHHRLRYVSQLALRVVDDEMATIDLTIARYTVLAAIKRHPGVSGAALANTTLQTPQSLTSMAAILERDGLILRTPGKGRIIGHSLTDAGETAAAAGRDILEDFHGRLVEELGAERVRRLNADLDAFAAALLAQRR; this is encoded by the coding sequence GTGGCGGACTATCTGTCCGACCTTCTCTCGCAACCGGATCCGACCGGACTCGACAACCTTCATCACCGACTCCGGTATGTCTCCCAACTCGCGCTACGCGTCGTCGACGACGAGATGGCGACGATCGATCTCACGATCGCGAGGTACACGGTGCTCGCGGCGATCAAGCGCCACCCAGGTGTTTCGGGCGCGGCGCTGGCGAACACGACGCTGCAGACGCCCCAGTCCCTCACGAGCATGGCCGCGATCCTGGAACGCGACGGCCTGATCCTCCGCACCCCGGGCAAGGGGAGGATCATCGGTCATTCCCTCACCGACGCGGGCGAAACGGCCGCCGCCGCAGGCCGGGACATCCTGGAGGACTTCCACGGTCGGCTGGTCGAGGAACTCGGCGCCGAGCGAGTGCGACGCCTCAATGCCGACCTCGACGCGTTCGCTGCGGCGCTACTCGCGCAACGACGTTGA
- a CDS encoding winged helix DNA-binding domain-containing protein, protein MNVRRPSPTTVRPHALSQRSAGRATLARQHLLRRSAGDTLTTVEHLYGVQAQSPSAPYFALWSRLKGFRPEHLARLIERGEVVRIALTRGTVHLVTADDAFALRALVQPLFDRDLDTTTQHAPHLAGIDRVELAAVGRRLVEQEPRTMAQLRPLLAECWPGRDPNALAHGVRGLVPLVQLPPRGLWGRSGSAVCTTLDSWVGRSAASAPSVEQMVLRYLAAYGPASVRDVQAWSGLTRLGEVVDRLRPGLERFSSEAGAELFDLPDAPRPDASVPAPVRFLAPYDNMLLSYADRTRFLADEHRRALFTQNGIVKPALLVGGTVAGWIAARMEGATAVLEVSTFRTLARTHAAAVEAEGRRLLRFAHPEAETFDVRIGRAE, encoded by the coding sequence ATGAACGTTCGACGCCCGAGCCCGACCACCGTTCGGCCCCACGCGTTGTCGCAGCGTTCGGCAGGGCGGGCAACGCTCGCGCGTCAGCACCTACTGCGGCGCAGCGCCGGCGACACGCTCACGACGGTGGAGCACCTGTACGGCGTCCAGGCGCAGTCCCCGTCGGCGCCGTACTTCGCGTTGTGGTCGCGGCTGAAGGGATTTCGGCCCGAGCATCTCGCCAGGCTGATCGAACGCGGCGAGGTGGTCCGCATCGCCTTGACGCGTGGCACCGTCCATCTGGTGACCGCCGACGATGCGTTCGCGCTCCGGGCTCTCGTCCAGCCGCTCTTCGACCGCGATCTCGACACCACTACGCAACACGCCCCGCACCTGGCCGGAATCGACCGGGTCGAACTCGCGGCGGTCGGACGGCGACTCGTCGAGCAAGAGCCCCGCACGATGGCACAGTTGCGCCCGCTGCTGGCCGAGTGTTGGCCCGGACGTGACCCGAACGCCCTCGCGCACGGGGTGCGCGGGCTGGTCCCGCTCGTGCAGCTTCCACCCCGCGGACTGTGGGGCCGGTCGGGGTCTGCGGTGTGCACCACACTGGACTCGTGGGTGGGCAGGTCCGCGGCGTCGGCCCCCTCGGTGGAGCAGATGGTGCTCCGGTACCTCGCGGCGTACGGTCCCGCGAGCGTGCGCGATGTCCAGGCCTGGTCCGGCCTCACCCGGCTGGGGGAGGTGGTCGACCGCCTGCGGCCCGGGCTCGAACGATTCTCGTCGGAGGCGGGGGCCGAGCTGTTCGACCTTCCGGACGCTCCGCGGCCCGACGCCTCGGTCCCGGCCCCGGTGCGGTTCCTCGCGCCGTACGACAACATGCTGCTCTCGTACGCCGATCGCACGCGTTTCCTCGCCGACGAGCACAGGCGGGCGCTGTTCACGCAGAACGGGATCGTCAAGCCCGCGCTGCTCGTCGGCGGCACTGTCGCCGGATGGATCGCAGCGCGGATGGAGGGTGCGACCGCGGTGCTCGAGGTCTCGACCTTCCGGACCCTCGCCCGCACCCACGCGGCGGCCGTGGAGGCGGAGGGGCGGCGTCTGCTGCGCTTCGCCCACCCGGAGGCCGAGACGTTCGATGTGCGGATCGGGCGAGCGGAGTGA
- a CDS encoding NAD(P)-dependent malic enzyme encodes MSPVSEASVTPKVEITDEEIFAGHIGGKLSVETTAPLDSQRALSIAYTPGVAQVSRAIHADETLADRYTWTSRLVVVVSDGTAVLGLGDIGPRASLPVMEGKSALFKNFAGLNSIPLVLDTKDPDEIVETLIRLRPSFGAVNLEDISAPRCFEIERRVIEALDCPVMHDDQHGTAIVALAALRGAAKVQNRGIEGLRVVISGAGAAGVACANILLAAGVPDVTVLDSKGIVSSDRGDLNEIKADLAARTNPAGRTGGIVEALDGADVFLGVSAGTVPEEIIATMAPESIIFAMSNPDPEIHPDIASKYAAIVATGRSDFPNQINNVLAFPGVFKGALDAGARRITEGMKLAAAEAILSVLGDELAVDKIVPSPLDPRVAPAVAAAVAQAAKDEGVA; translated from the coding sequence GTGTCCCCTGTGTCTGAAGCTTCCGTAACGCCAAAGGTCGAAATCACCGACGAGGAAATTTTCGCGGGCCACATCGGTGGCAAGCTCTCAGTTGAGACGACCGCGCCCCTCGATTCCCAGCGTGCGCTGTCGATCGCGTACACCCCCGGTGTTGCGCAGGTCAGCCGTGCGATCCACGCCGACGAGACGCTGGCCGATCGCTACACGTGGACCAGCCGGCTCGTCGTCGTCGTGAGCGACGGCACCGCGGTTCTGGGCCTCGGCGACATCGGCCCGCGCGCCTCGCTTCCCGTCATGGAGGGCAAGTCGGCGCTGTTCAAGAACTTCGCCGGCCTCAACTCGATCCCGCTGGTGCTCGACACCAAGGATCCCGACGAGATCGTCGAGACCCTGATCCGTCTGCGCCCGAGTTTCGGCGCAGTGAACCTCGAGGACATCTCGGCGCCGCGCTGCTTCGAGATCGAGCGCCGCGTCATCGAGGCGCTGGACTGCCCCGTGATGCACGACGATCAGCACGGCACGGCCATCGTGGCGCTCGCGGCGCTGCGCGGTGCCGCGAAGGTCCAGAACCGCGGGATCGAGGGTCTGCGCGTGGTGATCTCCGGTGCCGGTGCAGCCGGTGTCGCGTGCGCCAACATCCTGCTCGCTGCGGGTGTGCCCGACGTGACCGTCCTGGATTCGAAGGGCATCGTCTCGAGCGACCGCGGCGATCTCAACGAGATCAAGGCCGACCTCGCTGCTCGCACCAACCCGGCCGGACGCACCGGTGGGATCGTCGAGGCACTCGACGGCGCCGACGTGTTCCTGGGTGTCTCGGCGGGCACGGTGCCCGAGGAGATCATCGCGACGATGGCTCCCGAGTCGATCATCTTCGCGATGTCGAACCCGGATCCCGAGATCCACCCCGACATCGCGAGCAAGTACGCCGCGATCGTCGCGACGGGCCGCAGCGATTTCCCGAACCAGATCAACAACGTGCTCGCGTTCCCCGGTGTCTTCAAGGGCGCCCTGGACGCCGGTGCGCGCCGGATCACCGAGGGCATGAAGCTGGCAGCCGCGGAGGCGATCCTGTCGGTGCTCGGCGACGAGCTCGCGGTCGACAAGATCGTCCCGAGCCCGCTGGACCCGCGGGTTGCCCCGGCGGTCGCCGCGGCGGTCGCGCAGGCGGCCAAGGACGAGGGCGTCGCGTAG
- a CDS encoding ABC transporter permease — translation MFTSAWDFIVDPANWQGPTGIGARILQHLWYSLLAVVFAAVIAVPAGLAIGHFRRGEIVVVGVVNALRSLPTLGVLTLLVLLLGLGLVPPILALVLLGIPPLLAGTYAGVANVDRTVVDAAEAMGMTPLQVLVRVEIPNALPLILGGLRSATLQVIATATVAAYVNLGGLGRYIFDGLALRSYDRVLVGAILVAVLALIVDGVLAAAVWASVPGTGRLRRPYIAPSTAPTVPTDSEAPVTVGPQPDPRGGSLRRTRPPIRRR, via the coding sequence ATGTTCACGAGCGCATGGGACTTCATCGTCGACCCCGCCAACTGGCAGGGTCCGACCGGGATCGGCGCCCGGATCCTGCAGCATCTCTGGTACAGCCTGCTGGCGGTCGTGTTCGCGGCGGTGATCGCGGTGCCGGCAGGTCTGGCGATCGGTCACTTCCGCCGCGGCGAGATCGTCGTCGTGGGCGTGGTGAACGCGCTGCGGTCCCTGCCCACCCTGGGCGTGCTCACACTGCTGGTACTGCTACTGGGGCTGGGGTTGGTGCCGCCGATCCTCGCGCTGGTCCTGCTCGGTATCCCGCCGCTGCTGGCCGGCACGTACGCGGGCGTCGCGAACGTGGACCGGACCGTGGTGGACGCCGCGGAGGCGATGGGGATGACGCCGCTGCAGGTGCTGGTGCGGGTCGAGATCCCCAACGCGCTGCCGTTGATCCTCGGCGGGCTGCGCAGCGCGACCCTGCAGGTGATCGCCACCGCGACCGTCGCCGCGTACGTCAATCTGGGTGGCCTCGGCCGCTACATCTTCGACGGACTGGCGTTGCGCAGCTACGACCGCGTCCTGGTCGGCGCGATCCTGGTGGCGGTGCTGGCTCTGATCGTCGACGGCGTGCTGGCCGCGGCGGTGTGGGCGTCGGTGCCCGGCACCGGGCGCCTGCGCCGCCCCTACATCGCACCGAGCACCGCACCGACCGTCCCCACCGACTCCGAAGCTCCCGTCACAGTCGGTCCGCAGCCGGACCCTCGCGGGGGATCGCTGCGGCGAACGCGACCGCCGATACGCCGGCGATGA
- a CDS encoding HpcH/HpaI aldolase/citrate lyase family protein: protein MTSRIRPRRSVLAVPGSSRKMIDKAKGLPADEIFLDLEDAVAPIAKAEARARIVDALNEDGWGEQIKVVRVNDWTTEWTHADIATVVGGAGANLDAVLLPKVPDASHVQALDLLLTQIEKANGLEVGRIGIEPQIENAIGLTNINAIATASPRVQTLVFGPADFMASINMRTLVVGEQPDGYDRGDAYHHILMTILMAARAHDLQAIDGPYLQIRDVDAFRRSAQRTAALGFDGKWVLHPTQIDAANEVFSPRQQDFDQAEMILDAYQFHTSAEGGGRGAVMLGDEMIDEASRKMALVISAKGRAAGMARTSGFTPPANG, encoded by the coding sequence ATGACTTCTCGTATCAGGCCGCGTCGGTCCGTCCTGGCGGTGCCGGGTTCGAGCCGGAAGATGATCGACAAGGCGAAGGGTCTGCCTGCCGACGAGATCTTCCTCGACCTCGAGGACGCGGTGGCGCCGATCGCGAAGGCCGAGGCGCGGGCGCGGATCGTCGACGCGCTCAACGAGGACGGGTGGGGCGAGCAGATCAAGGTGGTGCGGGTCAACGACTGGACCACCGAGTGGACCCACGCGGACATCGCGACCGTGGTCGGCGGCGCGGGCGCCAATCTCGACGCCGTGCTGCTGCCGAAGGTGCCCGACGCCAGTCACGTTCAGGCCCTCGACCTGCTGCTGACGCAGATCGAGAAGGCCAACGGCCTCGAGGTGGGCCGGATCGGCATCGAACCGCAGATCGAGAATGCGATCGGCCTGACGAACATCAACGCGATCGCGACCGCCAGCCCGCGCGTCCAGACGCTCGTGTTCGGTCCGGCGGACTTCATGGCCAGCATCAACATGCGCACGCTCGTGGTCGGCGAGCAGCCCGACGGGTACGACCGCGGCGACGCCTACCACCACATCCTGATGACGATCCTGATGGCCGCGCGGGCGCACGACCTGCAGGCCATCGACGGCCCGTACCTGCAGATCCGGGACGTCGACGCGTTCCGTCGCTCCGCGCAGCGGACGGCCGCACTGGGGTTCGACGGCAAGTGGGTCCTGCACCCCACCCAGATCGACGCCGCGAACGAGGTCTTCAGCCCGCGGCAGCAAGACTTCGACCAGGCGGAGATGATCCTCGACGCCTACCAGTTCCACACCTCCGCGGAGGGTGGCGGACGCGGTGCGGTCATGCTCGGTGACGAGATGATCGACGAGGCGAGCCGCAAGATGGCCCTGGTGATCTCGGCGAAGGGGCGCGCGGCCGGCATGGCGCGCACGTCGGGGTTCACGCCGCCCGCGAACGGGTAG
- a CDS encoding PHP domain-containing protein, which produces MRIDLHTHSTASDGTDTPTELVHAAARAGVDVLAITDHDTTAGWSDAAAALPAGMQLVRGMEMSCEGRGEDGRPVAVHLLAYLFDPSAREFAVERERLRGERVARLRAMATRMADDGLPIDPDALMADAGPAVGRPHLAQALVRAGVVASVGEAFTDLLSTRSRYYVHKVDTPLEHAVQMVAGAGGVSVIAHARARTRGRLLSLDHIRVLAERGLGGLEVDHPDHDEHDVAVLRSLASELDLITTGSSDYHGSNKTIELGRHTTDPGEFEALVARASGVPVLSGSDVTIGGSGR; this is translated from the coding sequence GTGCGTATCGATCTCCACACCCACTCGACCGCCTCCGACGGCACGGACACGCCGACGGAACTGGTGCACGCCGCGGCGCGGGCCGGAGTCGACGTACTCGCGATCACCGACCACGACACCACCGCAGGCTGGAGCGACGCGGCGGCCGCCCTTCCCGCCGGAATGCAGTTGGTGCGGGGCATGGAGATGTCGTGCGAGGGGCGGGGCGAGGACGGGCGTCCGGTGGCCGTGCACCTGCTGGCCTACCTGTTCGATCCGAGCGCGCGCGAATTCGCCGTCGAGCGCGAGCGCCTGCGCGGGGAGCGGGTGGCGCGGCTGCGTGCGATGGCGACACGGATGGCCGACGACGGGCTTCCGATCGATCCCGACGCGCTGATGGCCGACGCCGGCCCCGCTGTCGGACGGCCGCACCTGGCGCAGGCGCTGGTCCGTGCCGGCGTGGTCGCCAGCGTCGGCGAGGCGTTCACCGATCTGCTGTCCACCCGGAGCCGCTACTACGTGCACAAGGTCGACACCCCGCTCGAGCACGCGGTCCAGATGGTCGCCGGTGCCGGCGGGGTGAGTGTGATCGCGCACGCCCGGGCCCGCACGCGCGGACGGCTGCTGTCGCTCGACCACATCCGTGTACTCGCCGAGCGCGGTCTGGGTGGACTCGAGGTCGACCACCCCGATCACGACGAGCACGACGTCGCGGTCCTGCGGTCGCTGGCGTCCGAACTGGATCTGATCACCACCGGGTCGTCGGACTACCACGGGTCGAACAAGACCATCGAGCTCGGCCGGCACACCACCGATCCCGGCGAGTTCGAGGCGCTGGTGGCGCGGGCGAGTGGAGTGCCGGTGCTCTCCGGCAGCGACGTCACGATCGGGGGATCCGGCCGGTGA
- a CDS encoding general stress protein, which produces MTNPLSQPNRQGRGLPTPPTGWPIGSYPTYAEAQRAVDYLSDQEFSVEDVTIVGVDLMQVERVLGRLTWAKVIGGGIVSGAWLGVFFGLLLGIFTGGFLGPLLVGVFGGIIFGLISTTIPYAAARGTRDFSSTMQLVAGRYDVLCDPKTAESARDMLAKLAL; this is translated from the coding sequence ATGACGAATCCACTCTCGCAGCCGAACCGACAGGGCCGCGGGCTACCGACGCCGCCCACCGGCTGGCCCATCGGTTCGTATCCGACGTACGCCGAGGCGCAGCGCGCCGTGGACTACCTGTCGGATCAGGAGTTCTCGGTCGAGGACGTCACGATCGTCGGCGTCGACCTGATGCAGGTCGAGCGCGTGCTCGGCAGGCTGACCTGGGCCAAAGTCATTGGTGGCGGCATCGTTTCGGGTGCCTGGCTGGGCGTGTTCTTCGGCCTCCTGCTCGGCATCTTCACCGGCGGATTCCTCGGACCGTTGCTGGTGGGCGTGTTCGGCGGCATCATCTTCGGGCTGATCTCCACCACAATCCCGTACGCGGCGGCCCGTGGCACGCGCGACTTCTCGTCGACGATGCAGTTGGTGGCCGGACGTTACGACGTGCTGTGCGACCCGAAGACGGCGGAGTCCGCCCGCGACATGCTGGCCAAGCTTGCGCTCTAG
- a CDS encoding suppressor of fused domain protein — MTDSVISAVRAHLDEYIGGPEPTAASVTFLGVEPVDVLRYPGDGDGPVRYASLGCSRHPMGDPSDMIADPTRGPRAELVLSLVGGAGVASGVHRTLAVLAAAPSVEGVVLKPDGLIDLGEPLWKGVPFTAVLLGPSEIPDLVLPEPLDPVQFLSVVPLTGTEAAWVRLRGAAALREAWAEAGIDVRDPDRGAAAL, encoded by the coding sequence GTGACTGACAGCGTTATCTCCGCCGTACGCGCACATCTCGACGAATACATCGGCGGGCCGGAGCCGACCGCCGCGTCCGTGACGTTCCTCGGAGTCGAACCCGTCGATGTCCTCCGCTACCCCGGCGACGGTGATGGTCCGGTCCGCTACGCGAGCCTGGGGTGCTCGCGGCACCCGATGGGCGATCCGAGCGACATGATCGCCGACCCGACACGTGGTCCGCGCGCCGAACTGGTGCTCAGCCTCGTCGGCGGCGCGGGCGTCGCGTCCGGCGTGCACCGCACGCTGGCCGTCCTCGCCGCTGCACCGTCCGTCGAGGGCGTGGTCCTCAAGCCGGACGGCCTGATCGACCTGGGGGAGCCGCTGTGGAAGGGCGTGCCGTTCACCGCGGTTCTGCTGGGGCCCAGCGAGATCCCGGACCTGGTGCTGCCCGAACCTCTGGACCCCGTCCAGTTCCTCTCGGTGGTGCCGTTGACCGGAACCGAGGCGGCGTGGGTGCGTCTGCGCGGCGCCGCCGCGCTGCGTGAGGCCTGGGCGGAGGCCGGAATCGACGTGCGCGACCCCGATCGGGGCGCCGCCGCCTTGTGA